One Mauremys mutica isolate MM-2020 ecotype Southern chromosome 19, ASM2049712v1, whole genome shotgun sequence genomic window carries:
- the C19H17orf50 gene encoding uncharacterized protein C17orf50 homolog: MSWWRKEEEEEKEMAEEEAEELEVVEEDTEKENIVSYSPLSPQTSSTEQVQELNKAEENWLWGWLPPFSLFSGLTTLADRKRSQQEPICCLLDKKRRPGNTCSECEILFCRKCEGLHYNPGFIEHCILGHGKEEPEGRGSGLISPILSADSINLAVAPGGTEDEEIKRK, encoded by the exons ATGTCCTGGTGGagaaaagaagaggaggaggagaaggagatggCAGAGGaggaggctgaggagctggaagTGGTAGAAGAGGacacagagaaagagaacatAGTCTCCTACTCCCCCCTTTCTCCTCAGACGTCAAGCACAGAGCAGGTCCAAGAGCTGAACAAAGCAGAGGAGAactggctctggggctggctcCCGCCTTTCTCCCTCTTCTCCGGGTTGACCACGCTGGCAGACAG GAAGAGATCTCAGCAGGAGCCCATCTGTTGCCTGCTGGACAAGAAGAGGCGCCCAGGCAACACGTGCTCCGAGTGCGAGATCCTGTTCTGCAGGAAGTGTGAGGGGCTGCACTACAACCCGGGTTTCATAGAGCACTGCATCCTGGGCCATGGCAAGGAGGAGCCAGAGGGCAGGGGCTCGGGCCTCATCAGCCCCATTCTGAGCGCAG ATTCCATCAACCTGGCTGTCGCTCCAGGGGGAACAGAAGATGAAGAAATAAAGAGAAAATGA
- the GAS2L2 gene encoding GAS2-like protein 2 isoform X2 — protein sequence MAGIQGATVQSIRPYKSSEQYLYAMKEDLAEWLKELYDWDVNVGSLLEVLETGSMLCYHANNITHVAREFSRDYPGLAHKLQLPGYGVTCNDSAQPGTFQARDNVSNFIQWCRKEMDIKEVLMFETEDLVLRKNEKNFVLCLLEVARRASRFGMSAPTLIQMEEEIEEEIREEMDLPPEDTPLPKPQRKPCDFKNLDQMVQHLVSRCTCPVQFSMMKVSEGKYRVGDSNTLIFVRILRNHVMVRVGGGWDTLEHYLDKHDPCRCTSLSHKQAVKLTSPQRLQAVQVQHEIKVCPTPRTDNPKKPQPTLIVSRSQSPLPPVEWRTYTPQSFSASRKLRSSASPESTSKKDSRPRPPRDQSEPRRVPSARATERSATPSRRQLFAEERSATHQNSSTQSGRDKLCVSMSSLTSLLTGSEEDGSGASEALPEPQRGRQTSRISGMNQKDPARFVQARCTESRPQMTVPKDRTAQPPRSAQYGVKRFPQAHKPQESGVKTFPGMVRSSSPMKPLHLSPQRDSKGAAQSHNAARGWGDAGVGRPSSPVKHMGQTPKQESSTKIPVKAGPAFSRPPTPVQSYQGEPRLRNGWKVPAGEMAKAPALSKNKVVSRAEAGSQGHRQCDGAVKPETLTTNLPTSPKDRLGQSAPAGKDKGPNTRLVQEVEPGNTKDSSRSGGDPLGSTEERERVYTPLPINPAQEQALYRSLEDEILSNIKVLEADSDENHCPEGNQLDDFTLDCSTASVTAASDISGLRSSTPSLSSFTSARQTLPCGEGVPRSGVYVPSGEAKWHPAGFRYGDVIDELSQGHKTLLPVDVENWITKIPPKGAVRVSSQPSSPLVNGNQVEKKLLEPEGALFQENVSSETKGNWSRRQPSHTSHAGSAAVSRNSKAPQAASDAPKASINSPASADGLEKSKLPQGKPKRSLKKPERVPSIYKLKLRPKIRPRRDNRPEKRPSKIPTPVTYRQAQKVASIKAQEKAHSSKHLTQPTQDSLDSTRQNSTGNAESEEEAWLSEHSDSPQAGKKTVLADTKVWLTEEDEESWV from the exons ATGGCGGGGATTCAGGGGGCCACGGTGCAGAGCATCCGGCCCTACAAGTCCAGCGAGCAGTATCTCTACGCCATGAAGGAGGACCTGGCCGAGTGGCTCAAGGAGCTCTATGACTGGGACGTCAACGTTGGGTCCCTCCTGGAGGTGCTGGAGACGGGCTCCATGCTGTGCTACCATGCCAACAACATCACCCACGTGGCCAGAGAGTTCTCCCGCGACTATCCGGGCCTGGCCCACAAGCTCCAGCTGCCCGGATATGGGGTGACTTGTAATGACTCTGCCCAGCCAGGGACCTTCCAGGCCAGGGATAACGTGTCTAACTTCATCCAGtggtgcaggaaggagatggaTATTAAAG AGGTGCTGATGTTTGAGACGGAGGACCTGGTGCTGAGGAAGAACGAGAAGAACTTTGTGCTGTGCCTGCTGGAGGTGGCCCGCCGGGCCTCTCGCTTCGGGATGAGTGCTCCCACCCTGATCCAAATGGAGGAGGAGATTGAGGAGGAGATCCGAGAGGAGATGGACCTCCCCCCTGAGGATACCCCACTTCCCAAGCCCCAGAGGAAGCCTTGTGACTTCAAGAATCTGGACCAGATG GTCCAGCACCTGGTGAGCCGGTGCACGTGCCCAGTCCAGTTTTCCATGATGAAGGTGTCTGAAGGAAAATACCGCGTGGGCGATTCCAACACCCTTATTTTTGTCAGG ATCCTCCGGAATCATGTGATGGTGCGGGTTGGAGGTGGCTGGGACACGCTGGAACATTATCTGGATAAGCATGATCCCTGCCGGTGTACCTCGCTGT CTCACAAACAGGCTGTCAAGCTGACAAGCCCTCAAAGGCTGCAGGCAGTACAGGTGCAGCATGAGATCAAGGTCTGCCCGACACCCAGGACGGACAACCCAAAGAAGCCCCAGCCCACCCTGATCGTGAGCAGGTCCCAAAGCCCACTGCCCCCAGTGGAGTGGAGGACCTACACCCCACAGAGCTTCAGCGCCAGCCGGAAGCTTCGTTCATCTGCATCGCCAGAGAGCACCAGCAAGAAGGATTCCCGGCCCAGGCCCCCGCGGGATCAGTCAGAACCCAGGAGGGTCCCTTCGGCCAG GGCAACAGAGCGGTCTGCTACTCCTTCGCGGAGGCAGCTGTTTGCTGAAGAAAGATCTGCTACCCACCAGAACTCCTCCACCCAGAGCGGGCGGGATAAGCTGTGCGTTTCTATGTCCTCCCTGACATCGCTGCTGACTGGAAGCGAGGAGGATGGTTCTGGCGCCTCGGAAGCTCTCCCAGAGCCCCAGAGAGGGCGACAGACTAGTAGAATCTCTGGGATGAATCAGAAGGACCCAGCTAGGTTTGTGCAAGCCAGGTGTACAGAGTCCAGGCCACAGATGACAGTGCCAAAGGACAGGACAGCTCAGCCACCAAGGAGCGCCCAGTATGGAGTAAAACGCTTTCCACAGGCTCACAAGCCTCAGGAATCAGGGGTCAAGACCTTTCCTGGGATGGTCCGTTCCTCCAGCCCAATGAAACCCCTTCACCTCTCCCCACAACGGGATTCcaagggagctgcacagagccacaaCGCTGCACGTGGCTGGGGGGATGCTGGGGTTGGGCGGCCATCCTCCCCAGTCAAACACATGGGCCAGACTCCAAAACAGGAAAGTAGCACTAAGATCCCAGTCAAAGCCGGCCCCGCATTCAGCAGGCCCCCAACCCCTGTTCAGAGCTACCAGGGGGAGCCCCGCCTCCGAAATGGGTGGAAAGTCCCTGCCGGTGAAATGGCAAAAGCCCCAGCTCTCTCAAAGAACAAAGTCGTGTCCAGGGCCGAGGCTGGCTCTCAGGGGCACAGACAGTGCGATGGGGCAGTCAAGCCAGAGACATTGACGACCAATCTTCCCACTAGCCCAAAAGACAGACTTGGCCAGTCAGCTCCAGCAGGGAAGGACAAGGGTCCAAACACCAGACTGGTGCAGGAGGTAGAGCCAGGAAACACTAAAGACAGCAGCAGGAGTGGTGGAGATCCATTAGGCTCCACAGAGGAGAGGGAACGGGTGTATACACCTTTGCCCATCAACCCGGCCCAGGAGCAGGCGCTGTACAGGAGCCTAGAAGATGAGATCTTATCCAACATAAAGGTTCTAGAGGCTGATTCTGACGAAAACCACTGCCCTGAGGGGAACCAGCTGGACGACTTCACTCTGGACTGCAGCACAGCGAGCGTCACCGCCGCCAGTGACATAAGTGGGCTCAGGTCCTCCActccctccctgtcttcctttaCAAGTGCCAGGCAGACCTTGCCATGTGGTGAGGGTGTGCCTCGGAGTGGTGTCTATGTGCCCAGTGGAGAGGCAAAATGGCACCCGGCTGGATTCCGCTATGGTGATGTGATTGACGAACTCTCCCAGGGGCACAAGACGCTCCTCCCAGTGGACGTGGAGAACTGGATCACCAAGATCCCACCCAAGGGGGCTGTGAGGGTTTCCTCTCAGCCAAGTTCGCCTCTGGTGAATGGAAACCAGGTGGAAAAGAAGCTTCTGGAGCCAGAAGGGGCTTTGTTCCAGGAGAACGTGTCCAGTGAAACCAAAGGCAACTGGTCAAGGAGGCAGCCATCTCACACAAGCCATGCAGGGTCTGCTGCAGTCAGTAGAAATAGCAAAGCTCCTCAGGCAGCCTCTGATGCCCCCAAGGCATCTATCAATTCTCCAGCCTCTGCGGATGGCCTTGAAAAGTCCAAACTGCCTCAAGGTAAGCCCAAAAGGTCCCTGAAGAAGCCCGAACGGGTGCCATCCATCTACAAGTTAAAGCTACGCCCCAAAATCCGCCCACGCAGGGACAACAGACCTGAGAAACGGCCATCCAAAATCCCCACTCCAGTGACCTATCGACAGGCACAGAAAGTGGCCAGCATCAAAGCCCAGGAGAAGGCCCACAGCTCAAAGCATCTGACCCAGCCAACTCAGGACAGCCTGGATAGCACAAGGCAGAACAGCACAGGAAATGCTGAGTCTGAGGAAGAGGCTTGGCTTTCGGAACACAGTGACTCCCCACAAGCTGGGAAGAAGACAGTCCTAGCAGATACCAAAGTGTGGCTCACAGAAGAAGATGAGGAATCCTGGGTCTGA
- the GAS2L2 gene encoding GAS2-like protein 2 isoform X1, producing MEVFDAPSLSPFSPASHGKMAGIQGATVQSIRPYKSSEQYLYAMKEDLAEWLKELYDWDVNVGSLLEVLETGSMLCYHANNITHVAREFSRDYPGLAHKLQLPGYGVTCNDSAQPGTFQARDNVSNFIQWCRKEMDIKEVLMFETEDLVLRKNEKNFVLCLLEVARRASRFGMSAPTLIQMEEEIEEEIREEMDLPPEDTPLPKPQRKPCDFKNLDQMVQHLVSRCTCPVQFSMMKVSEGKYRVGDSNTLIFVRILRNHVMVRVGGGWDTLEHYLDKHDPCRCTSLSHKQAVKLTSPQRLQAVQVQHEIKVCPTPRTDNPKKPQPTLIVSRSQSPLPPVEWRTYTPQSFSASRKLRSSASPESTSKKDSRPRPPRDQSEPRRVPSARATERSATPSRRQLFAEERSATHQNSSTQSGRDKLCVSMSSLTSLLTGSEEDGSGASEALPEPQRGRQTSRISGMNQKDPARFVQARCTESRPQMTVPKDRTAQPPRSAQYGVKRFPQAHKPQESGVKTFPGMVRSSSPMKPLHLSPQRDSKGAAQSHNAARGWGDAGVGRPSSPVKHMGQTPKQESSTKIPVKAGPAFSRPPTPVQSYQGEPRLRNGWKVPAGEMAKAPALSKNKVVSRAEAGSQGHRQCDGAVKPETLTTNLPTSPKDRLGQSAPAGKDKGPNTRLVQEVEPGNTKDSSRSGGDPLGSTEERERVYTPLPINPAQEQALYRSLEDEILSNIKVLEADSDENHCPEGNQLDDFTLDCSTASVTAASDISGLRSSTPSLSSFTSARQTLPCGEGVPRSGVYVPSGEAKWHPAGFRYGDVIDELSQGHKTLLPVDVENWITKIPPKGAVRVSSQPSSPLVNGNQVEKKLLEPEGALFQENVSSETKGNWSRRQPSHTSHAGSAAVSRNSKAPQAASDAPKASINSPASADGLEKSKLPQGKPKRSLKKPERVPSIYKLKLRPKIRPRRDNRPEKRPSKIPTPVTYRQAQKVASIKAQEKAHSSKHLTQPTQDSLDSTRQNSTGNAESEEEAWLSEHSDSPQAGKKTVLADTKVWLTEEDEESWV from the exons ATGGAAGTCTTTGATGCTCCTTCTCTGTCTCCCTTTAGCCCCGCGTCTCATGGCAAGATGGCGGGGATTCAGGGGGCCACGGTGCAGAGCATCCGGCCCTACAAGTCCAGCGAGCAGTATCTCTACGCCATGAAGGAGGACCTGGCCGAGTGGCTCAAGGAGCTCTATGACTGGGACGTCAACGTTGGGTCCCTCCTGGAGGTGCTGGAGACGGGCTCCATGCTGTGCTACCATGCCAACAACATCACCCACGTGGCCAGAGAGTTCTCCCGCGACTATCCGGGCCTGGCCCACAAGCTCCAGCTGCCCGGATATGGGGTGACTTGTAATGACTCTGCCCAGCCAGGGACCTTCCAGGCCAGGGATAACGTGTCTAACTTCATCCAGtggtgcaggaaggagatggaTATTAAAG AGGTGCTGATGTTTGAGACGGAGGACCTGGTGCTGAGGAAGAACGAGAAGAACTTTGTGCTGTGCCTGCTGGAGGTGGCCCGCCGGGCCTCTCGCTTCGGGATGAGTGCTCCCACCCTGATCCAAATGGAGGAGGAGATTGAGGAGGAGATCCGAGAGGAGATGGACCTCCCCCCTGAGGATACCCCACTTCCCAAGCCCCAGAGGAAGCCTTGTGACTTCAAGAATCTGGACCAGATG GTCCAGCACCTGGTGAGCCGGTGCACGTGCCCAGTCCAGTTTTCCATGATGAAGGTGTCTGAAGGAAAATACCGCGTGGGCGATTCCAACACCCTTATTTTTGTCAGG ATCCTCCGGAATCATGTGATGGTGCGGGTTGGAGGTGGCTGGGACACGCTGGAACATTATCTGGATAAGCATGATCCCTGCCGGTGTACCTCGCTGT CTCACAAACAGGCTGTCAAGCTGACAAGCCCTCAAAGGCTGCAGGCAGTACAGGTGCAGCATGAGATCAAGGTCTGCCCGACACCCAGGACGGACAACCCAAAGAAGCCCCAGCCCACCCTGATCGTGAGCAGGTCCCAAAGCCCACTGCCCCCAGTGGAGTGGAGGACCTACACCCCACAGAGCTTCAGCGCCAGCCGGAAGCTTCGTTCATCTGCATCGCCAGAGAGCACCAGCAAGAAGGATTCCCGGCCCAGGCCCCCGCGGGATCAGTCAGAACCCAGGAGGGTCCCTTCGGCCAG GGCAACAGAGCGGTCTGCTACTCCTTCGCGGAGGCAGCTGTTTGCTGAAGAAAGATCTGCTACCCACCAGAACTCCTCCACCCAGAGCGGGCGGGATAAGCTGTGCGTTTCTATGTCCTCCCTGACATCGCTGCTGACTGGAAGCGAGGAGGATGGTTCTGGCGCCTCGGAAGCTCTCCCAGAGCCCCAGAGAGGGCGACAGACTAGTAGAATCTCTGGGATGAATCAGAAGGACCCAGCTAGGTTTGTGCAAGCCAGGTGTACAGAGTCCAGGCCACAGATGACAGTGCCAAAGGACAGGACAGCTCAGCCACCAAGGAGCGCCCAGTATGGAGTAAAACGCTTTCCACAGGCTCACAAGCCTCAGGAATCAGGGGTCAAGACCTTTCCTGGGATGGTCCGTTCCTCCAGCCCAATGAAACCCCTTCACCTCTCCCCACAACGGGATTCcaagggagctgcacagagccacaaCGCTGCACGTGGCTGGGGGGATGCTGGGGTTGGGCGGCCATCCTCCCCAGTCAAACACATGGGCCAGACTCCAAAACAGGAAAGTAGCACTAAGATCCCAGTCAAAGCCGGCCCCGCATTCAGCAGGCCCCCAACCCCTGTTCAGAGCTACCAGGGGGAGCCCCGCCTCCGAAATGGGTGGAAAGTCCCTGCCGGTGAAATGGCAAAAGCCCCAGCTCTCTCAAAGAACAAAGTCGTGTCCAGGGCCGAGGCTGGCTCTCAGGGGCACAGACAGTGCGATGGGGCAGTCAAGCCAGAGACATTGACGACCAATCTTCCCACTAGCCCAAAAGACAGACTTGGCCAGTCAGCTCCAGCAGGGAAGGACAAGGGTCCAAACACCAGACTGGTGCAGGAGGTAGAGCCAGGAAACACTAAAGACAGCAGCAGGAGTGGTGGAGATCCATTAGGCTCCACAGAGGAGAGGGAACGGGTGTATACACCTTTGCCCATCAACCCGGCCCAGGAGCAGGCGCTGTACAGGAGCCTAGAAGATGAGATCTTATCCAACATAAAGGTTCTAGAGGCTGATTCTGACGAAAACCACTGCCCTGAGGGGAACCAGCTGGACGACTTCACTCTGGACTGCAGCACAGCGAGCGTCACCGCCGCCAGTGACATAAGTGGGCTCAGGTCCTCCActccctccctgtcttcctttaCAAGTGCCAGGCAGACCTTGCCATGTGGTGAGGGTGTGCCTCGGAGTGGTGTCTATGTGCCCAGTGGAGAGGCAAAATGGCACCCGGCTGGATTCCGCTATGGTGATGTGATTGACGAACTCTCCCAGGGGCACAAGACGCTCCTCCCAGTGGACGTGGAGAACTGGATCACCAAGATCCCACCCAAGGGGGCTGTGAGGGTTTCCTCTCAGCCAAGTTCGCCTCTGGTGAATGGAAACCAGGTGGAAAAGAAGCTTCTGGAGCCAGAAGGGGCTTTGTTCCAGGAGAACGTGTCCAGTGAAACCAAAGGCAACTGGTCAAGGAGGCAGCCATCTCACACAAGCCATGCAGGGTCTGCTGCAGTCAGTAGAAATAGCAAAGCTCCTCAGGCAGCCTCTGATGCCCCCAAGGCATCTATCAATTCTCCAGCCTCTGCGGATGGCCTTGAAAAGTCCAAACTGCCTCAAGGTAAGCCCAAAAGGTCCCTGAAGAAGCCCGAACGGGTGCCATCCATCTACAAGTTAAAGCTACGCCCCAAAATCCGCCCACGCAGGGACAACAGACCTGAGAAACGGCCATCCAAAATCCCCACTCCAGTGACCTATCGACAGGCACAGAAAGTGGCCAGCATCAAAGCCCAGGAGAAGGCCCACAGCTCAAAGCATCTGACCCAGCCAACTCAGGACAGCCTGGATAGCACAAGGCAGAACAGCACAGGAAATGCTGAGTCTGAGGAAGAGGCTTGGCTTTCGGAACACAGTGACTCCCCACAAGCTGGGAAGAAGACAGTCCTAGCAGATACCAAAGTGTGGCTCACAGAAGAAGATGAGGAATCCTGGGTCTGA